In a single window of the Massilia oculi genome:
- a CDS encoding AI-2E family transporter, producing MQARPGRNYTRIAIVILLTLGCLYVLRPFLPAILFAAAVAISTWPLYLRLLRELRGQRTVAALTMTLTLTLLFIIPLSMVAYNLADDVARGFGEVRQLIEHRELAPPAWLADIPLVGPTLVDYLHELIASREQMLSLAQRMLEPARHWLVAGGIMLGTGVVQMSLAAFVSFFLYRDGNALLAVIAVTMRKVMGEGAESIQHTVSQTVRGVMYGLLGTALAQALVAAVGFAIAGVPAVPLLSVLVFLTSLIPLGPPLVWGGATVWLFAHGETGWAIFMAIWGTVLISGVDNVVRPMLISRGSSLPFLLTLLGVLGGVIAFGFVGMFIGPVLLAVGYSLMSEWTGTEDPIVKHDEDVAQG from the coding sequence ATGCAAGCGCGACCCGGAAGAAACTACACCCGCATCGCCATCGTCATCCTGCTGACGCTGGGCTGCCTCTACGTCCTGCGTCCCTTCCTGCCGGCCATCCTGTTCGCCGCCGCGGTCGCCATCTCGACCTGGCCCCTGTACCTGCGCCTGCTGCGCGAGCTGCGCGGGCAGCGTACCGTCGCGGCGCTGACGATGACGCTCACCCTGACCCTGCTGTTCATCATCCCGCTGTCGATGGTGGCCTACAACCTGGCCGACGACGTGGCGCGCGGCTTTGGCGAAGTGCGGCAGCTGATCGAGCACCGCGAGCTGGCGCCGCCCGCCTGGCTGGCCGACATTCCCCTGGTCGGCCCCACGCTGGTCGACTACCTGCACGAGCTGATCGCCAGCCGCGAGCAGATGCTGTCCCTGGCCCAGCGCATGCTGGAACCGGCGCGCCACTGGCTGGTGGCGGGCGGCATCATGCTCGGCACCGGCGTCGTGCAGATGAGCCTGGCGGCCTTCGTCAGCTTCTTCCTGTACCGCGACGGGAATGCGCTGCTGGCTGTGATCGCGGTGACGATGCGCAAGGTGATGGGCGAGGGCGCCGAGTCGATCCAGCACACGGTCAGCCAGACCGTGCGCGGCGTGATGTACGGCCTGCTGGGCACCGCGCTGGCCCAGGCGCTGGTGGCGGCGGTCGGGTTTGCGATTGCCGGCGTGCCGGCGGTGCCGCTGTTGTCGGTGCTGGTGTTCCTGACGTCCCTGATCCCGCTCGGTCCGCCGCTGGTGTGGGGCGGCGCCACCGTGTGGCTGTTCGCCCATGGCGAGACCGGCTGGGCGATCTTCATGGCGATCTGGGGCACGGTCCTGATCAGCGGCGTCGACAACGTCGTGCGGCCAATGCTGATCAGCCGCGGCAGCAGCCTGCCGTTCCTGCTGACCCTGCTCGGGGTGCTGGGCGGCGTGATCGCCTTCGGCTTCGTCGGCATGTTCATCGGGCCGGTGCTGCTGGCGGTCGGCTACTCGCTGATGAGCGAATGGACCGGGACCGAGGATCCCATCGTCAAGCATGACGAGGACGTCGCTCAGGGCTAG
- a CDS encoding SCO family protein, translated as MKKLLGVLGFTAVALLASGCDKLGAKLGSAPPAFHNTDVTGVDYARGFALTDHTGKPRTLEDFKGKVVVIFFGYTQCPDVCPTTMAEMATVMKELGPASDDVQVLFITVDPERDTQELLSHYVPAFDKRFIGLVGDAAATARVAKEFKVFYAKVPGADPGSYTVDHTAGSFVFDKQGRLRLFVRHGQGPALIAHDLRQLL; from the coding sequence ATGAAGAAACTCCTGGGCGTATTGGGATTCACGGCCGTCGCGTTGCTGGCAAGCGGTTGCGACAAACTGGGCGCGAAGCTGGGAAGTGCGCCACCGGCCTTCCATAACACCGACGTCACGGGCGTCGACTACGCCAGGGGTTTCGCGCTCACCGACCATACCGGCAAGCCGCGCACCCTGGAGGATTTCAAGGGCAAGGTGGTGGTGATCTTCTTCGGCTACACCCAGTGCCCCGACGTCTGCCCGACCACGATGGCCGAGATGGCCACCGTGATGAAGGAACTGGGCCCCGCGAGCGACGACGTGCAGGTGCTGTTCATCACCGTCGACCCCGAGCGCGACACCCAGGAGCTGCTGTCGCACTACGTGCCGGCCTTCGACAAGCGCTTCATCGGCCTGGTCGGCGACGCCGCCGCGACGGCCAGGGTGGCCAAGGAATTCAAGGTGTTCTACGCCAAGGTGCCGGGGGCCGACCCGGGCAGCTACACGGTGGACCACACGGCCGGCAGCTTCGTGTTCGACAAGCAGGGCCGCCTGCGCCTGTTCGTGCGCCACGGCCAGGGCCCCGCGCTGATCGCCCACGACCTGCGCCAACTGCTATGA
- the cyoE gene encoding heme o synthase: MTTQTAIHKPPSRFSQYWTLTKPRVTQLAVFCAVIGMFLATDGFPRWQTLVAGTVGIWLLAAAAFAVNCLVEAEVDARMARTARRATASGELSQSQTITFSLLLGGLGMVILYAFVNPLTMWLTFVTFVGYAFIYTLLLKPNTSQNIVIGGLSGAMPPALGWAAVANEVPMEAWLLVLIIFMWTPPHFWVLAMVRRDDYARSGLPMLPITHGMKFTGLQVWLYTIGLAATTLLPFAVGMSGLIYLAAAVPLNAIFLRHAWRVHRNYSDMAARKTFTWSIVYLSLLFAALLVDHYFKF, translated from the coding sequence ATGACGACCCAGACCGCCATCCACAAGCCTCCGAGCCGGTTCTCGCAATACTGGACCCTGACCAAGCCGCGCGTGACGCAGCTGGCGGTGTTCTGCGCCGTGATCGGGATGTTCCTCGCCACCGACGGCTTCCCGCGGTGGCAGACGCTGGTTGCCGGTACCGTTGGCATCTGGCTGCTGGCGGCGGCCGCCTTCGCGGTGAACTGCCTGGTCGAGGCCGAGGTCGACGCGCGCATGGCGCGCACCGCGCGCCGCGCCACCGCCTCGGGCGAGCTGAGCCAGTCGCAGACGATCACCTTCTCGCTGCTGCTGGGCGGCCTGGGCATGGTCATCCTGTACGCCTTCGTCAATCCGCTGACCATGTGGCTGACCTTCGTCACCTTCGTCGGCTATGCCTTCATCTATACCTTATTGCTCAAGCCGAACACCTCGCAGAACATCGTGATCGGCGGCCTGTCGGGGGCGATGCCGCCGGCGCTGGGCTGGGCCGCGGTGGCCAATGAGGTGCCGATGGAAGCCTGGCTGCTGGTCCTGATCATCTTCATGTGGACCCCGCCGCATTTCTGGGTGCTGGCCATGGTCCGCCGCGACGACTACGCCCGTTCGGGCCTGCCGATGCTGCCGATCACCCACGGCATGAAATTCACCGGCCTGCAGGTATGGCTGTACACGATCGGCCTGGCCGCGACCACCTTGCTGCCGTTCGCGGTCGGCATGAGCGGCCTGATCTACCTGGCGGCCGCGGTGCCGCTCAACGCCATCTTCCTGCGCCACGCATGGCGCGTGCACCGTAACTACAGCGACATGGCGGCGCGCAAGACCTTTACCTGGTCGATCGTCTACCTGTCGCTGCTGTTCGCGGCATTGTTGGTCGACCATTACTTCAAGTTCTGA
- a CDS encoding COX15/CtaA family protein — MDLSSLLHLLLMGLLVASLPLAIVWMSADPNKYRKLVWVMVFLTFDLIVFGGFTRLTDSGLGCPDWPGCYGEANPFLAHEHIAAAEAAMPTGPVTVAKAWIEMIHRYLAMGIGALILALLFTSVKQWRRTHNEVFKPGMPLALLASVLVQGAFGAWTVTLKLQPVIVTIHLLLGMMLLAMLVWMGCREDYLLKPPPLARGENLVRRLRGLRRLALLAAVVLVTQIALGGWVSTNYATMACDTFPLCQGALVPDLDFEHGFHLWRELGMTREGHYLPFSALVAIHWVHRAFALAVVLVLGLAAWRAWRLPEVGTTARRLLLVMVVQLFTGIATVYFDFPLAIAVMHNAGAALLVILVTMLNYRVKFQLDAARATPAPEFADPLLRQQAP; from the coding sequence ATGGACCTGTCTTCACTGCTTCACCTGCTCCTGATGGGCCTGCTCGTCGCCAGCCTGCCGCTGGCGATCGTCTGGATGTCGGCCGACCCCAATAAATACCGCAAGCTGGTGTGGGTGATGGTCTTTCTCACCTTCGACCTGATCGTGTTCGGCGGCTTCACCCGCCTGACCGACTCGGGCCTCGGTTGCCCGGACTGGCCGGGCTGCTACGGCGAAGCCAATCCCTTCCTGGCCCATGAACACATCGCCGCCGCCGAAGCGGCGATGCCGACCGGCCCGGTGACCGTCGCCAAGGCGTGGATCGAGATGATCCACCGCTACCTGGCGATGGGCATCGGCGCGCTGATCCTGGCGCTGCTGTTCACGTCGGTCAAGCAATGGCGCCGCACCCATAACGAGGTGTTCAAGCCGGGCATGCCGCTGGCGCTGCTGGCCTCGGTGTTGGTGCAGGGCGCCTTCGGCGCCTGGACCGTCACGCTCAAGCTGCAGCCGGTGATCGTCACCATCCACCTGTTGCTGGGCATGATGCTGCTGGCGATGCTGGTCTGGATGGGCTGCCGCGAAGACTATCTGCTGAAACCGCCGCCGCTGGCGCGTGGGGAAAACCTGGTGCGCCGCCTGCGCGGCTTGCGGCGCCTGGCGCTGCTGGCGGCGGTGGTGCTGGTCACCCAGATCGCGCTCGGCGGGTGGGTGAGTACCAACTACGCCACCATGGCTTGCGACACCTTCCCGCTGTGCCAGGGCGCGCTGGTGCCGGACCTCGACTTCGAGCACGGCTTCCACCTGTGGCGCGAGCTGGGCATGACCAGGGAAGGCCACTATTTACCGTTCTCGGCCCTGGTGGCGATCCACTGGGTGCACCGGGCGTTCGCGCTGGCGGTGGTGCTGGTGCTGGGCCTGGCGGCCTGGCGCGCCTGGCGTCTGCCGGAAGTCGGCACGACCGCGCGCCGCCTGCTGCTGGTGATGGTCGTGCAGCTGTTCACCGGCATCGCCACCGTGTATTTCGACTTCCCGCTGGCGATCGCCGTCATGCATAACGCCGGGGCCGCCCTGCTTGTCATTCTGGTGACCATGTTAAACTACCGGGTGAAGTTCCAACTCGACGCGGCCCGCGCCACTCCGGCGCCCGAATTTGCCGATCCATTGCTGCGCCAGCAAGCACCCTAA
- a CDS encoding SCO family protein gives MKLLLVLLVCALPIIVSYITFYIVKPDGRTNYGTILDARTLPIPEMATTTLDGKPRTLADLKGKWVMLRVGGGACDEECQRQLYAMRQWRTMQGKNMDRMERVWLITDNEPLDTVLMREYDGMELLRAPAATVAQWLPVESGQKMGDHIYLIDPLGNLMMRFPYQPEPGRVYKDIAKLLKASSIG, from the coding sequence ATGAAACTGCTGTTGGTACTGCTGGTCTGCGCGCTGCCGATCATCGTGTCCTACATCACGTTCTATATCGTCAAGCCGGATGGCCGCACCAATTACGGCACCATCCTCGACGCGCGTACCTTGCCGATTCCCGAGATGGCCACCACCACGCTCGACGGCAAGCCACGCACCCTGGCCGACCTGAAGGGCAAGTGGGTGATGCTGCGCGTCGGCGGCGGCGCCTGCGACGAGGAATGCCAGCGCCAGCTGTACGCGATGCGCCAGTGGCGCACCATGCAGGGCAAGAACATGGACCGCATGGAGCGCGTCTGGCTGATCACCGATAACGAGCCGCTCGATACCGTGCTGATGCGCGAGTACGACGGCATGGAATTGCTGCGCGCGCCCGCCGCAACGGTGGCGCAATGGCTGCCGGTCGAGTCCGGCCAGAAGATGGGCGACCACATCTACCTGATCGACCCGCTCGGCAACCTCATGATGCGCTTCCCTTATCAGCCGGAACCGGGCCGCGTCTACAAGGACATCGCCAAGCTGCTCAAAGCCTCGTCCATCGGCTGA
- a CDS encoding SURF1 family protein, giving the protein MRFGFRFRPVAFAAALVVAIIGILLGNWQQGRAAHKTELQARQLARAAEPPLDLTPSAQPGPEDEFRSVRLQGEFVTGWPVFLANRPMGSQSGFYLAMPFKIAGSDMHVLVLRGWLPRPAGAEYGKLPAFATPAGPLLLKGRIVAGAGKVMELGEGPPLAPGAMVQNLTPEALAAASGLKMQPFLVQQTRAAGRRDALARDWPAPDAGIDKHRGYAFQWYALAALALLFYVITGFRRGSRTTR; this is encoded by the coding sequence ATGCGGTTCGGCTTCCGTTTTCGCCCCGTGGCCTTCGCCGCGGCCCTGGTCGTGGCCATCATTGGCATTCTGCTCGGCAACTGGCAACAGGGCCGGGCCGCCCATAAAACCGAACTGCAGGCGCGCCAGCTGGCGCGCGCCGCCGAACCTCCGCTCGACCTTACCCCTTCTGCACAGCCCGGCCCGGAAGATGAATTCCGCAGCGTGCGCCTGCAGGGAGAATTCGTCACCGGCTGGCCGGTCTTCCTCGCCAATCGGCCGATGGGAAGCCAGTCCGGGTTTTATCTCGCAATGCCGTTTAAAATAGCGGGTTCGGACATGCACGTGCTGGTGCTGCGTGGGTGGCTGCCGCGGCCCGCCGGGGCCGAATATGGCAAGCTGCCCGCGTTCGCCACGCCCGCCGGCCCGCTCCTGCTCAAGGGCAGGATCGTCGCGGGCGCCGGCAAGGTGATGGAGCTGGGCGAGGGGCCGCCGCTGGCGCCCGGGGCCATGGTCCAGAACCTGACCCCCGAGGCGCTCGCCGCGGCCAGTGGGCTGAAGATGCAGCCTTTCCTGGTGCAGCAGACCCGGGCCGCCGGCCGGCGCGATGCGCTCGCCCGCGACTGGCCTGCGCCCGATGCGGGCATCGACAAACACCGCGGCTACGCCTTCCAGTGGTATGCACTGGCGGCGCTGGCCCTACTTTTTTATGTGATAACGGGATTCCGACGTGGCTCAAGAACAACTCGCTGA
- a CDS encoding twin transmembrane helix small protein has translation MKIFVAIAFVLILASLGSALFFLMRDKGRSNRTVNALALRVGLSIVLFLCLLAAHQLGWIAPTGLR, from the coding sequence ATGAAAATCTTCGTCGCCATCGCCTTCGTCCTGATCCTGGCCAGCCTTGGGTCGGCCCTGTTCTTCCTGATGCGCGACAAGGGGCGCAGCAACCGCACCGTCAATGCGCTGGCGCTGCGGGTCGGTTTGTCGATCGTGCTGTTTCTTTGCTTGCTGGCGGCGCACCAGCTGGGGTGGATCGCACCGACCGGCTTGCGCTGA
- a CDS encoding cytochrome c oxidase subunit 3 has product MSSSPVTSPGAAPYYYVPGPSRWPLLAGLSMLVTMTGASGWVNSMSWAPAVCLAGIAAMLVVLYFWFGDAIRESESGLYGKRIDLSYRWSMSWFIFSEVMFFGAFFGALFYARVISMPWLADLDHQILWPDFSAQWGNTGPANIVDGFRTMGPFPIPTINTALLLTSGVTLTIAHHALRAGHRARTAFWLAATILLGAVFMGFQVYEYMHAYRDLNLKLTSGIYGSTFFMLTGFHGFHVTMGAIMLAVILYRVMKGHFTADNHFGFEGAAWYWHFVDVVWLGLYVVVYWL; this is encoded by the coding sequence ATGAGTTCGTCACCAGTGACTTCCCCAGGCGCCGCGCCTTACTACTACGTCCCCGGCCCATCGCGCTGGCCGCTGCTGGCCGGCCTCTCGATGCTGGTGACGATGACCGGCGCGTCCGGCTGGGTCAACAGCATGTCGTGGGCGCCGGCCGTGTGCCTGGCCGGCATCGCCGCCATGCTGGTGGTGCTGTACTTCTGGTTCGGCGACGCGATCCGCGAATCCGAATCGGGCCTGTACGGCAAGCGCATCGACCTGTCCTACCGCTGGTCGATGAGCTGGTTCATTTTTTCGGAGGTGATGTTCTTCGGCGCCTTCTTCGGCGCGCTGTTCTATGCGCGCGTGATCTCGATGCCCTGGCTGGCCGACCTCGACCACCAGATCCTGTGGCCCGACTTCTCGGCGCAGTGGGGCAATACCGGTCCGGCCAATATCGTCGACGGCTTCCGCACCATGGGACCGTTCCCGATCCCGACCATCAATACCGCGCTGCTGCTGACCTCGGGCGTGACGCTGACCATCGCCCACCACGCGCTGCGCGCCGGCCATCGCGCCAGGACCGCGTTCTGGCTGGCCGCCACCATCCTGCTGGGCGCGGTGTTCATGGGCTTCCAGGTCTACGAATACATGCACGCCTACCGGGACCTGAACCTGAAGCTGACCTCGGGCATCTACGGCTCGACCTTCTTCATGCTGACCGGCTTCCACGGCTTCCACGTGACGATGGGGGCGATCATGCTGGCGGTGATCCTGTACCGCGTGATGAAAGGGCATTTCACGGCCGATAACCACTTCGGCTTCGAAGGCGCCGCGTGGTACTGGCACTTCGTCGACGTGGTGTGGCTGGGGCTGTACGTGGTCGTGTATTGGTTGTAA
- a CDS encoding DUF2970 domain-containing protein, protein MDKPHQRKANFLATMKAVFWSFFGVRKSRDYESDAANLNPVHVIIAGLIGVAIFIGLIMLAVRFAVSAT, encoded by the coding sequence ATGGATAAGCCACACCAGCGCAAGGCGAATTTTCTCGCCACCATGAAGGCCGTGTTCTGGTCCTTCTTCGGCGTGCGCAAGAGCAGGGATTACGAGAGCGATGCCGCCAACCTGAACCCGGTGCACGTGATCATCGCCGGGCTGATCGGGGTAGCGATCTTCATCGGACTGATCATGCTGGCGGTGCGGTTCGCAGTGTCGGCAACATAG
- a CDS encoding cytochrome c oxidase assembly protein: MSSKLLRLNRTMLGKLVVVAIGMFGFGYALIPVYRQVCEVLGINVLTQKGEFVAAPTNTQVDTSRTITIELDGNSQGPWRFRPTTRSIDVHPGELATVMYEVVNTQGRAVKAQAIPSYAPQSATPHFMKVECFCFQEQTLAANEARQMPVVFFIDPKLPREVKNITLSYTFFEIGGAFKAAAAPPGSAKNG, from the coding sequence ATGAGCAGCAAGTTGCTACGCTTGAATCGCACGATGCTCGGCAAGCTGGTGGTGGTGGCGATCGGGATGTTCGGCTTCGGCTACGCGCTGATACCGGTGTACCGCCAGGTCTGCGAGGTGCTCGGCATCAACGTGCTGACCCAGAAGGGCGAGTTCGTGGCGGCGCCGACCAACACCCAGGTGGATACATCGCGCACGATCACGATCGAGCTGGACGGCAATTCGCAGGGGCCATGGCGCTTCCGCCCGACCACGCGCAGCATCGACGTGCACCCGGGCGAGCTGGCCACCGTGATGTACGAGGTGGTCAATACCCAGGGCAGGGCGGTCAAGGCCCAGGCGATCCCGAGCTATGCGCCGCAATCGGCCACGCCGCACTTCATGAAGGTGGAGTGCTTCTGCTTCCAGGAGCAGACGCTGGCGGCGAACGAGGCGCGCCAGATGCCGGTGGTGTTCTTCATCGATCCCAAATTGCCGCGCGAAGTGAAGAACATCACGCTGTCGTACACCTTCTTCGAGATCGGCGGCGCGTTCAAGGCGGCGGCAGCGCCGCCTGGATCGGCGAAGAATGGATAA
- the ctaD gene encoding cytochrome c oxidase subunit I — MSTTTIDHDHAHGHDHAHDEHHEHPHGWRRWLFATNHKDIGTLYLWFSFVMLLSGGVLALMIRAELFQPGLQFVRPEFFNQLTTMHGLVMVFGAIMPAFVGFANWMLPLQVGASDMAFARMNNFSFWLLPPAALLLAGSFLVPGGATAAGWTLYAPLSTQMGVGMDMAIFAMHIMGASSIMGSINIIVTILNMRAPGMTLMKMPMFCWTWLITAYLLIAVMPVLAGAITMTLTDRHFGTSFFNAAGGGDPVMYQHIFWFFGHPEVYIMILPAFGIVSQIIPAFARKPLFGYASMVYATASIAILSFVVWAHHMFTTGMPVTSQLFFMYATMLISVPTGVKVFNWVATMWKGSMTFETPMLFAVGFIFVFTMGGFTGLILAVTPIDIQVHDTYYVVAHFHYVLVAGSLFALFAGFYYWAPKWTGHMYPEGRGKIHFWLSLITFNITFFPMHFLGLAGMPRRYADYAVQFTDFNMIVSIGAFGFGFSQVYFLFAVVLPTIRGGAKAPAKPWEGAEGLEWTVPSPAPFHTFEHPPLVK, encoded by the coding sequence ATGAGCACCACGACGATCGACCACGACCACGCGCACGGCCACGACCACGCCCACGACGAACACCACGAGCATCCACACGGCTGGCGCCGCTGGCTGTTCGCCACCAACCACAAGGACATCGGCACCCTTTATCTATGGTTCTCGTTCGTCATGCTGCTCTCGGGCGGCGTGCTGGCGCTGATGATCCGCGCCGAACTGTTCCAGCCCGGCCTGCAATTCGTGCGTCCCGAATTCTTCAACCAGCTCACCACCATGCACGGCCTGGTGATGGTGTTCGGCGCGATCATGCCGGCCTTCGTCGGCTTCGCCAACTGGATGCTGCCGCTGCAGGTGGGCGCCTCGGACATGGCGTTCGCGCGCATGAACAACTTCTCGTTCTGGCTGCTGCCGCCGGCCGCGCTGCTGCTGGCCGGTTCCTTCCTGGTGCCGGGCGGCGCCACCGCCGCCGGCTGGACCCTGTATGCCCCGCTGTCGACCCAGATGGGCGTCGGCATGGACATGGCGATCTTTGCCATGCACATCATGGGCGCCTCGTCGATCATGGGCTCCATTAACATCATCGTCACCATCCTGAACATGCGCGCACCGGGCATGACCCTGATGAAGATGCCGATGTTCTGCTGGACCTGGCTGATCACCGCCTACCTGCTCATCGCCGTGATGCCGGTGCTCGCAGGCGCCATCACGATGACGCTGACCGACCGCCACTTCGGCACCTCGTTCTTCAACGCGGCCGGCGGCGGCGACCCGGTGATGTACCAGCACATCTTCTGGTTCTTCGGCCACCCCGAGGTCTACATCATGATCCTGCCGGCCTTCGGCATCGTTTCGCAGATCATTCCGGCCTTTGCGCGCAAGCCCCTGTTCGGCTATGCCTCGATGGTGTACGCCACCGCCTCGATCGCCATCCTGTCGTTCGTCGTCTGGGCTCACCACATGTTCACCACCGGCATGCCGGTGACCTCGCAGCTGTTCTTCATGTACGCCACCATGCTGATCTCGGTGCCGACCGGCGTGAAGGTGTTCAACTGGGTCGCCACCATGTGGAAGGGCTCGATGACCTTCGAGACCCCGATGCTGTTCGCGGTCGGCTTCATCTTCGTGTTCACGATGGGCGGCTTCACCGGCCTGATCCTGGCCGTGACCCCGATCGACATCCAGGTGCACGACACCTATTACGTGGTGGCCCACTTCCACTACGTGCTGGTGGCCGGTTCGCTGTTCGCGCTGTTCGCCGGCTTCTACTACTGGGCGCCGAAATGGACCGGCCATATGTATCCTGAAGGCCGCGGCAAGATCCACTTCTGGCTGTCGCTCATCACGTTCAACATCACCTTCTTCCCGATGCACTTCCTGGGACTGGCCGGCATGCCGCGCCGCTATGCCGATTATGCGGTGCAGTTCACCGATTTCAATATGATCGTGTCGATCGGCGCCTTCGGCTTCGGTTTCAGCCAGGTGTACTTCCTGTTCGCGGTGGTGCTGCCGACCATCCGCGGCGGCGCCAAGGCGCCCGCGAAACCGTGGGAAGGCGCCGAGGGCCTGGAGTGGACCGTGCCGAGCCCGGCGCCCTTCCACACCTTCGAGCATCCGCCGCTGGTGAAATGA
- the coxB gene encoding cytochrome c oxidase subunit II — protein MTYATRLQAVLYGLAVLAAGSATPALAQQQQPITGRPLEHQLNMQAPVTQVGADIYSLHNWMMIVCLVIFVGVFGVMFYSVFKHRKSLGHKPATFHESTAVEIAWTVVPFLIVIGMALPATKTVVALKDTSNADLTIKATGMQWKWGYDYLKGEGEGISFLSNLATPRSQIGEPGVKPTEARTDNYLLEVDNEMVVPVNKKIRMVFTANDVIHAWTIPAFAIKQDAIPGFVRDGWFRAEKTGVYRGNCVELCGKDHAFMPIVVRVVTDAEYTAWVEGKKKEMAALADDPTKTWTIDELKTRGEQVYAANCVACHQANGKGVPAAFAALDGSPNVLGDKKHQIDILLNGQKSGKFPTEMPAWKQLSDTEIAAVITYTRNTWSNKAAENIVQPAEVLAARK, from the coding sequence ATGACATATGCAACGCGACTTCAGGCCGTGCTCTACGGCCTTGCCGTACTCGCAGCAGGCAGCGCCACGCCAGCCTTGGCGCAGCAGCAACAGCCGATCACGGGCCGGCCTCTCGAGCACCAGCTCAATATGCAGGCCCCCGTCACACAAGTTGGCGCCGACATCTATTCCCTGCACAACTGGATGATGATCGTTTGCCTGGTGATCTTCGTCGGCGTGTTCGGCGTCATGTTCTATTCGGTGTTCAAGCACCGTAAATCCCTGGGCCACAAGCCCGCGACCTTCCACGAATCCACCGCCGTCGAGATCGCCTGGACCGTGGTGCCGTTTCTGATCGTCATCGGCATGGCGCTGCCCGCGACCAAGACCGTTGTCGCCCTGAAGGACACCTCGAACGCCGATCTGACCATCAAGGCCACCGGCATGCAGTGGAAGTGGGGCTACGATTACCTGAAAGGCGAGGGCGAAGGCATCTCCTTCCTCTCGAACCTGGCCACCCCGCGCTCCCAGATCGGCGAGCCGGGCGTCAAGCCCACCGAGGCGCGCACCGACAACTACCTGCTCGAAGTCGACAACGAGATGGTGGTCCCGGTGAACAAGAAAATCCGCATGGTGTTCACCGCCAACGACGTGATCCACGCCTGGACGATTCCGGCGTTCGCGATCAAGCAGGACGCCATCCCCGGATTCGTGCGCGACGGCTGGTTCCGCGCCGAGAAGACCGGCGTCTACCGCGGCAACTGCGTCGAGCTGTGCGGCAAGGACCACGCCTTCATGCCGATCGTCGTGCGCGTGGTGACCGACGCCGAGTACACCGCCTGGGTCGAGGGCAAGAAGAAGGAAATGGCGGCCCTGGCCGACGATCCGACCAAGACCTGGACCATCGACGAGTTGAAAACCCGCGGCGAGCAGGTCTACGCCGCCAACTGCGTGGCCTGCCACCAGGCCAACGGCAAGGGCGTGCCGGCCGCCTTCGCGGCGCTGGACGGTTCGCCGAACGTGCTGGGCGACAAGAAGCACCAGATCGACATCCTGCTCAACGGTCAGAAGTCCGGCAAATTCCCGACCGAGATGCCGGCCTGGAAACAGTTGTCCGATACCGAGATCGCCGCGGTGATCACCTATACCCGCAACACCTGGTCGAACAAGGCTGCGGAAAATATCGTTCAACCGGCCGAAGTCCTGGCCGCACGCAAATAA
- a CDS encoding methyltransferase domain-containing protein, with protein MASPQSSSRLSAPIDLSRVRALFARPERIAPSDFLRREIAERMHERLGLVKLVPKQVLDAGCGAGADLVLLQKTYPAAQILGLDGAGAMARAARGPVAQVGALNQLLTRLMPAKAGVDVLCGDYGNLPFGANSLDLLWSNLALHWHPLPDRVFAEWRRVLRVEGLLMFSCFGPDTFTELRTAFAALDAYPHTLPFVDMHDFGDQLVAAGFSTPVMDMERITVTYDTPQALLADVRALGGNPLESRRRGLIGRAAWQRMLDALEAQRRPDGKLALTFEVIYGHAFRPAPRTTTSGESIVRFQPRKP; from the coding sequence ATGGCTTCTCCTCAATCCTCGTCCAGGCTGAGCGCCCCGATCGACCTGTCCCGCGTGCGCGCGCTGTTCGCGCGTCCCGAGCGCATCGCGCCATCGGACTTCCTGCGCCGCGAGATCGCCGAACGCATGCACGAGCGCCTGGGCCTCGTGAAACTCGTTCCGAAGCAGGTGCTGGACGCGGGGTGCGGCGCCGGCGCCGACCTGGTCCTGTTGCAGAAAACCTATCCGGCCGCCCAGATCCTGGGTCTCGACGGAGCAGGTGCCATGGCGCGGGCGGCCAGGGGGCCGGTAGCCCAGGTCGGCGCGCTGAACCAGTTGCTGACCCGCCTGATGCCGGCCAAGGCCGGTGTCGACGTGCTGTGCGGCGACTATGGCAACCTGCCGTTCGGGGCGAACTCGCTCGACCTGCTGTGGTCGAACCTGGCGCTGCACTGGCACCCGCTGCCCGACCGCGTGTTCGCCGAATGGCGCCGTGTGCTGCGGGTGGAAGGGCTGCTGATGTTTTCCTGCTTCGGCCCGGACACCTTCACCGAGCTGCGCACCGCCTTCGCCGCGCTCGACGCCTACCCGCACACCTTGCCCTTCGTCGACATGCACGACTTCGGCGACCAGCTGGTCGCAGCCGGTTTCTCGACGCCCGTGATGGACATGGAACGCATCACCGTCACCTACGACACGCCGCAGGCCCTGTTGGCGGACGTGCGGGCGCTGGGCGGCAATCCGCTCGAATCGCGCCGCCGTGGCCTGATCGGCCGCGCGGCCTGGCAGCGCATGCTCGACGCCCTCGAGGCGCAGCGCCGCCCGGACGGCAAGCTTGCCCTGACATTCGAAGTCATCTATGGGCACGCCTTCCGCCCGGCGCCGCGCACCACCACCTCCGGGGAATCGATCGTGCGCTTCCAGCCGCGCAAGCCCTGA